A window of Methanocellales archaeon genomic DNA:
TTCTATCCAAAGGAGATTAAAAGCGGGGAATACGATATCGATATTGGCACTGCAGGCAGCATAACTCTTCTCCTACAATGCCTGATGCCAGTGGCGGTTAGAATTGAAGACTCAATTTCGCTTAACATAAGAGGTGGCACGGATGTCGCATGGAGTCCGCCCATTGACTATCTCAGATATGTCATGCTACCCACGATAGCCAAGATGGGATATTACGCTCACATCGATTTGATCGGGAGAGGGTATCACCCAAGAGGTGGAGGATTAGTGAAGGCAGTTATATATCCCTCTATTCTCAGTGGGGTTGTTCTGCAGAGAGGGGAAGTCGAGATTAAAGGCATTTCCCACTGCTCAAGACTGCCCGAGCATGTTGCAATGAGACAGGCAATATCGGCAAAAGAAGTGTTAGCAGAAGGAGGATATGATGCACAAATATCCACGGAATTTAGCCAAAATACTTCCACTGGCAGTGGTATTACGCTATGGTGCCCTGGAATGGGGGGGAGCTCACTCGGTGAAAGGGGTAAACCCGCTGAAGAGGTCGGAAGAGAGGCTGCAAAGGCTCTTCTGGATGAATTAAGATCTGGTGCAAGCACTGATGTACATCTAGCGGATCAGTTGATACCCTATATGGCATTGGCCAAGGGAGAATGCTCTCTCACCACGAGATTCCTAACACCACATGCAAGAACAAATATCCAGGTGGTTGAAAGATTCTTGGATTTTAAATTTAAGATAGAGGATCAAATAGTAGGAAGCGATTTGGTTTGTATTAGGAAATGATCTCCAGAAAATCTGTTGGGATGCTATCCGATATGCAAATTTGATCGTTGACTTTCATCATCTTGATCCCCTGGGATTGGGCGTTTTGCGCATCAATTATTATTACCACGGGCTGATCAGTCCTAAATTTTGCGACCCTGATGGCCTCATCGAAAGAGGTGCTAAGGTGAACATATCTTTGACCGACGGGCTTCAGTCCAATATCCATGATCCTGCCTGCCTCCTCCATGGTAGTCCCATAATACAATTCCAGCAACTCGTTTTCTGGAAAGTCTAGGTCCACATTGACAGAATGGGCATACTTAGCTCGAATCCTTTCTCCACTTAGCTCGTATCTACCTTTAACATCAGACTCTATCAATGCAAATAAATGCTCTGTGTGAAACCATCGATACTTGGCCTCTATTGCATTGATTAGTTGGTTTACATCCACCCATCCCTGCTTGTCCATCTTCAGACCTAGCTCGTGGGGAAAGTGCCTTAAGGCGCCAGATACCATCTTTCCAAGCCTGGTTACCTTGGTTTCGTCTAGAATAAAACTCCCAGGGTTTCCGCACTCACATGTTTCCCCCCTAAAATACCCATGCTTGATACACATTCGTATCTGTCCAGTTTCCATATTGCTCACCCCGACGTTGTGAACCGTTGCTAATATCTTTCCTACCTATCCCATCCGTATTTTAAAATCTTTTCGGAGTGGACATAGGTAAACACCACCCTATAACGTTAATCACAAAGCTCTCATAGCAGAAATAATTGACGTAACAATGCATTGATGATGGGATGCTCAGAGTAACGTTTAGCTCAGAGTAAAATTTGGGGAAGGCATACCGAGACAGCTCGAAGAAAGAGTCGATAAGGAGCATCGACATCATCGGTGTTTTGGCAGAGATTTTAACGCAACACCTAAAAATAGCAATCGTAAATACATTGCCATCCATATAAAACATAAACGCCGTCTTTGGGTAGGGGAATACCATGGGGAAAATAGCATACAGGATTAAGATATGACATCTGTGATTAGATAGGGGTCTCCTGCTAGGAGACAGTGCAGTCTATAAAAACGGATGTGGTTTAAGTTCTGTATGACTAAGGTCATTTTCCATCGAGGTCCATTTTACTGGAAAGCTGACTTCAGAACGAAAATAGTTTTGTCTCATTTGAAGAAATTTGAAGAAACAGGGAGAAATATTATGCATTTCACTTGTTTAGTTTATAGGTAAATGAAGATGAGATTCTAAAATCTTTCAGAAAATGTAAGATCTTCGAGTGTTTTGGCTACTGAGTGACCATTGACTTTAGAAAGCCTTCATGGCAGAAGGATACGATTATATCCCTTAGAAAATACTTAAGAGATGTTATCGATTAGGATTAAACGTATTAATCATGGAAACAATACTATGAACTCAATTATGAAACAAATTTTCGGAACGGATGGTGTGAGAGGCATCGTAAATAAGGAGTTAACGCCAAAACTCGCTCTGGAGTTATGCATGAGTCTTGGGACTTTCATAGATGGCGGAGGAGTTGCGATAGGGAGGGACACAAGAATATCAGGCGAGATGTTCAAGAATGCTGCGATATCTGGCTTGTTGGCAACGGGCTGCAAGGTGGTAGACCTAGGGATAGCTCCCACGCCAGCTATCAACTACTATGTGAGAGATGAGATGGATGCTGGTGTCATCATAACAGCGTCTCATAATCCAAGGGAATACAATGGCTTGAAATTTGTAGCGGGGGACGGTATTGGGTTCAGCAGAGAAGAGGAAAGAAAAATAGAAAAGATATATGACGAAAAGAATTTCAGAAATGCCGAATGGGATGGGACCGGTGCCCTATCTACAAATGATGCGATCCAGAGATACAAAGACGGGATCAAAAAACTTGTCAACGTGGAGAGAATACGACAAAGGAATTTCAAGGTAGTTGTGGACACCGGCTGTGGTGCCGGAGGCATTGTTACGCCTTCTTTATTGAGAGAATTGGGCTGCACTGTGATCACGTTGAACGCCCAGTTGGATGGGACCTTTCCCAAAAGGCCCCCGGAACCAACTGGTGAAGTTCTCGGAGATCTGATTACACTGGTGAAAAGGAGTGGTGCAGACCTAGGTTTGGCGCATGATGGTGATGCCGATAGAGTGGTTTTCGTGGATGAGACCGGCTCTTTCGTGAGTGAGGATGTATTGCTCGCAATATGCGCAAAAGATGCATTGCAAAAGAAGAGGGGTATTGTCGTGACTCCAGTGAGCTCATCGTTATGCGTTAAAGATGTCGTAGAGCAATATGGTGGCGATTTGGTGTGGACGCCCATAGGAAGCATCCACGTAGCGAGGAAAATGATTGAACTGGGAGCGATATTCGGTGGAGAGGGAAATGGTGGACTGATATTCCCCAAGCATCAATACTGCAGAGATGGTGCCATGGCAGTCGCAAAGATACTGGAAATGATCTGTGAAAAGAGGATGTCCCAGCTTGTTGAAGAAATACCCCGCTACTATAACGTGAAGAAGAAAGTGAAAGTCATCGACAAAAAAGGCGTGATGGAGGCGGTCTTAGGTAAGCTCAAGAATAACATAGATGCAACGGATGGAGTTAAAATTTGGTATGAGGATGGATGGGTATTGATCAGGGCCTCTGGAACTGAGCCCATCGTTCGAATATATGCAGAATCCAAGTCCAAGGAAAGGGTGAACGAGCTTGCTCAGGACGGCATAAAGCTGATCAAGCAAGTGAGCTGAATGTCAAAAATAATGGTCACAGGATGCAGTGGGTTCATCGGCACCCATCTGGCCAAGAGACTTCTAGATAGCGGTTTTCAAGTGACCGGATATGATCTGAATGCATCATCAATCAGAGATCGCAATTTTAGCCTCGTAAGGGGGGACATACTCGATATAGAAAAATTGCGGGATAGCATGAAAGGTTGTAAAAGCGTATTTCATCTGGCTGCGCAGACAAAAGTCCCAGAATCAACTGAGGACCCCCTTTCAGATTTCAAAACAAACTCAGAAGGAACTTTTAACGTTCTTTCCGTAGCCAAAGAGCATAATGCAAAGGTGATATATGCATCGACATCCACGGTTTATGGCGCTGCTGAGATGCCAACCAAAGAGTCACACCCATTGCGACCGGCATCTTTCTACGGTGCATCAAAGGCTGCAGGAGATATGTACTGTTATGTTTTTAACAGCATATTTGATTTAGATACAATAGCTCTCCGAATCTTCAACGCGTATGGTCCAGGTAATGCAAAGGGCGTGATGTACGATTTGTTCAAGAAGTTGGAACTCGACCCAACGCACTTGGAGATCATAGGGACAGGATTGCAAGAGAAGGATTATATATACATCGATGACACCGTGGAGGCTTTCATGACCGCATATGAGAGGGGGGCACCAGGCGAAGCATACAATGTCGGTAGCGGCATCTCCACGACGGTGAATGAAATCGCAGAGATTATTTTTGATGTCTTAGATGTTTGCCCCAAAACAACGTACACCGGAGAGTCTTGGATAGGGGATGTTGAATCATCCTTGGCAGACATCTCAAAATTAAAAAAATTAGGATGGGAGCCAGAGATCAGCATAAAAGAAGGGATCGAAAAAGTGTATAAGTGGATGAAGCTAATCTAATTGTATCTTTTCTTTACCCTAGCCTATCCCATGCCCTCTTTTTGAGAGTTGTTACCAATACTATGAGTAATAGTATGATAATCCCTGCGATGATACCATATTTTATAAGAGTGTTACGCGCCAGTTGACTTTCATAGGTTTCTATCGCAGCCCTTGCACTATCAGAGGCTCTTGTGGCTTCACCATAAGAATCTTCAGCCGCTTGTTTCGACGCACCCATATCCGGTACCTCATACAAAACTTTAGCGCGACCCCATGACCCCTCTGCTGAGTTAAGGAAACCTTTTGACGCTTCTAGCATCGCAGCTGGAACACCTGCATCTTCGGCAGATTTGATGTCTTCTTTAGCCATCATTATTCGCTCGTCAGCCCTGTCTATGGAAGCCAATACTTCATTAATTTCATCGGTCGTTACATAGGCTGAGATCGTTGTTATGGCTTTATCCCCTATCGAGATCTGCATCAAATGGTAGTATTCCTTCTTTCCAACTTCTGGTGCTGTGCCAGATAAGCCGATTGTTAGGGTGTCATATATCGAATGATCGAACTCCAGGGTAAATTCCCAACTACGATTTGTATCCTGATAAGCCCAACCGCTGGCATTTTCCATCTTAATGTCCCAAACTGGGTCAATCAAGCTCGTACTCAAATATAATGCGGTCCTGTCAGTCAGATCTGGACTGACCTCTTTCAAAACAACCTCATCTATGTGTACCTTCTCCCCCACAAACAAATCCTCAGTGGGGACAGCACTCCTGGAAATTTCTTCAATTTTCTGCGCGAGGGCGCCTTGGGATCCGATAGCAAGGACTAATAAAAATATTATGCCAAACGTGATCAACCTTCTCATTCCATCCCCCATCAGAATAAAGGCTGTAAATCTTCGGCACTCATCAACTCTTCGATTCTCTCGCCTTTTTTCTCACTAAACTCTGCCATTCTTATCTGTGCGTCTATAGCGAGTTGCTGCAGTTCTTTGATTCGTGGTACATTTGACACACCAGATAAAAGGACGACACCTGCCACGTATTTACTACCCGGGATTGGATAATCCCCCCCACGAACTTCTCCGCCACCTATCGCATCCTCAAGCCATAATCTCGCTTTTTCCGTTCCGACTCTACTCAACTGATCCGGTGGTCCTGCTACCAAAACGAGGGCTTTTTCAGCACTTTTTATGTCGCAGGGCATAGTTAACCGCCCCATGGCAGCCCTTCTTACCAAGGAAACGACCTTAGTAGTTGAATCCAGCGATTCTATGGATGTCTTTCTTCTGAACATGTTTCTGAGTTTTCTCAGCAAGCCAATTTTTTGTGCCTCTTCTCTTGCATAGCCGATGACTGAAATCTCTCCACCTTTGAGGGTGTTGATGATCTCGGACGAATCTATCACTGACTCCCCCACTGCCCCCTTGGTGGAACGTGGTGCTTCTCCTGCACCGAGTATGATGCCGAGTCTCCTGGAGATCTCCTCATTTATGTACTGATATGACTCTACAAGGGTTGTTCCTTCCTTTTTCCAAGAATCATTATCGAATAAAAAGAGGGCATCAACCTCCTTGATAAATGTCATTAGACTCCTGGCTGCATTCAATGAATATAGCGACCCCTCTTCATTTGATGGCAGTATTCCCAGACCATAGACTGGCTCTGAATAGAGTTTTTTCAGCCTTCTTGCAAGGACAGGAGCCCCACCCGATCCTGTTCCACCTCCCAATCCAGCTGCTACCAAAAATGCCTCTGTCGCATGAGTGCCCCGTACATCCACAGCGCTTTGAATCGTATAGATGTCATCTGTAGCTATCTTTGCACCCATTTCATTGTCCGCACCAATGCCATGGCCTTTCGATACTGTCTGGCCTATGAGGAGGCGATCTTCCATTGGTATTTGGGTCAGACCCATGAGATCTGTTTTGGCAGTATTAATAGCCAATGCCCTCGCAATGGAGCTTTGGTTGGTTTTCTTATCATATTCTAGGAGCAAATCTACTATCTTTCCTCCTGCCTGTCCAAAGCCAATTGCAAATAACTTCATTTTTATCCACTCTAGTGTTTATCTGCTCTATTTTTACCTTGTTTTTTGGATATTGTGTCAGACCA
This region includes:
- a CDS encoding RNA 2'-phosphotransferase encodes the protein METGQIRMCIKHGYFRGETCECGNPGSFILDETKVTRLGKMVSGALRHFPHELGLKMDKQGWVDVNQLINAIEAKYRWFHTEHLFALIESDVKGRYELSGERIRAKYAHSVNVDLDFPENELLELYYGTTMEEAGRIMDIGLKPVGQRYVHLSTSFDEAIRVAKFRTDQPVVIIIDAQNAQSQGIKMMKVNDQICISDSIPTDFLEIIS
- a CDS encoding NAD-dependent epimerase/dehydratase family protein; its protein translation is MSKIMVTGCSGFIGTHLAKRLLDSGFQVTGYDLNASSIRDRNFSLVRGDILDIEKLRDSMKGCKSVFHLAAQTKVPESTEDPLSDFKTNSEGTFNVLSVAKEHNAKVIYASTSTVYGAAEMPTKESHPLRPASFYGASKAAGDMYCYVFNSIFDLDTIALRIFNAYGPGNAKGVMYDLFKKLELDPTHLEIIGTGLQEKDYIYIDDTVEAFMTAYERGAPGEAYNVGSGISTTVNEIAEIIFDVLDVCPKTTYTGESWIGDVESSLADISKLKKLGWEPEISIKEGIEKVYKWMKLI
- a CDS encoding tubulin/FtsZ family protein, whose translation is MKLFAIGFGQAGGKIVDLLLEYDKKTNQSSIARALAINTAKTDLMGLTQIPMEDRLLIGQTVSKGHGIGADNEMGAKIATDDIYTIQSAVDVRGTHATEAFLVAAGLGGGTGSGGAPVLARRLKKLYSEPVYGLGILPSNEEGSLYSLNAARSLMTFIKEVDALFLFDNDSWKKEGTTLVESYQYINEEISRRLGIILGAGEAPRSTKGAVGESVIDSSEIINTLKGGEISVIGYAREEAQKIGLLRKLRNMFRRKTSIESLDSTTKVVSLVRRAAMGRLTMPCDIKSAEKALVLVAGPPDQLSRVGTEKARLWLEDAIGGGEVRGGDYPIPGSKYVAGVVLLSGVSNVPRIKELQQLAIDAQIRMAEFSEKKGERIEELMSAEDLQPLF
- the rtcA gene encoding RNA 3'-terminal phosphate cyclase; protein product: MLEIDGSYGEGGGQILRTTIALSAVTGRPVYIKNIRAKRPKPGLAAQHLEALRCIALLTDADVSGLKLGSTELTFYPKEIKSGEYDIDIGTAGSITLLLQCLMPVAVRIEDSISLNIRGGTDVAWSPPIDYLRYVMLPTIAKMGYYAHIDLIGRGYHPRGGGLVKAVIYPSILSGVVLQRGEVEIKGISHCSRLPEHVAMRQAISAKEVLAEGGYDAQISTEFSQNTSTGSGITLWCPGMGGSSLGERGKPAEEVGREAAKALLDELRSGASTDVHLADQLIPYMALAKGECSLTTRFLTPHARTNIQVVERFLDFKFKIEDQIVGSDLVCIRK
- the glmM gene encoding phosphoglucosamine mutase; its protein translation is MKQIFGTDGVRGIVNKELTPKLALELCMSLGTFIDGGGVAIGRDTRISGEMFKNAAISGLLATGCKVVDLGIAPTPAINYYVRDEMDAGVIITASHNPREYNGLKFVAGDGIGFSREEERKIEKIYDEKNFRNAEWDGTGALSTNDAIQRYKDGIKKLVNVERIRQRNFKVVVDTGCGAGGIVTPSLLRELGCTVITLNAQLDGTFPKRPPEPTGEVLGDLITLVKRSGADLGLAHDGDADRVVFVDETGSFVSEDVLLAICAKDALQKKRGIVVTPVSSSLCVKDVVEQYGGDLVWTPIGSIHVARKMIELGAIFGGEGNGGLIFPKHQYCRDGAMAVAKILEMICEKRMSQLVEEIPRYYNVKKKVKVIDKKGVMEAVLGKLKNNIDATDGVKIWYEDGWVLIRASGTEPIVRIYAESKSKERVNELAQDGIKLIKQVS